The Lycium barbarum isolate Lr01 chromosome 11, ASM1917538v2, whole genome shotgun sequence genome contains the following window.
GAATAAGATTCCCCATCATAAATCACAATCTTTCCCAAATCTAAGGTCCTTGGGTTCTGTTTGATGCTCTCACACGTGAACCAAGAAGGGAAAAAAAAGCTGATCATTCTTCCATACAATTTTGTTAATTAATCCCCAATAAAGGTTGAACTACCTGTCTTCcaaacacacacatacatatagtGACATAGAGTCACAGACATATACATCTTTCTTGGTGAGGAGCTAAGAAAAAAAATAGTAGTTGGTTCAAGTCAATTCAGCTAAAAACTGGAAAATTCACCATCTATATCAGTTCTTGATTAAGCCTTCAGCTCTTAAAACAAGGACAAAATTGTACAACAAGGTATGAATTCTCTTCTCAATTCATATGGTTTTGTCctgttttgactttttttttttggtcttccTGTTTTTGGTTATACTATTTCTGGGTAGTTTCATTTAATGTTTTAGGAAATTCATGACATTATAGGGCTTATGTTGTTATAttgtttctctctctcttttttttttttggctatgtTGGTGTTACTTCATTTTCTTTTAACCACTTTTGGTGCTTTGTGAAATTAGGTAGGATGGAGGGTCTTGGGAATATTGTCTACTTTtgtcatttttatttattttttgattcTGAAACATATGTATTCACTATTCAGCATCTAATTAGGAATACAAGAATCATAATTAGGTAAAATTCTTCTACTTTAGATATGTTGATATTCCATCAAGTTAAGTTATTCAGCTTATCAACCATGCCTCAATCCCAAACTAGTTGTGGTCGTTCTATCATCGTCGATTTGGTGATTGATGATGCTAACCACAAAATACTAAATCCCTGATGATATGTAAGTCTTTTGGTTAGTTTGGAGAATCATACATATCATCAGTTTGATGCTCTAGTCATATCTTTTGATTGTTATTTGATAGTAATAGTATTTTTGATGGGAATTGAAACAAGATACTTTACTGAATCGAGTTATTGCGTTTTTGTTTCACAGTTCAGCAACATTATTAATCTAATCATGGTTTAATAATAAAAGTGTGATTCCAATTATTTTGTATAACTCCCTCTGTCCTATTTTATTTGACCAACTTAATTCTTTGGCCCCCCGGGATAATATGACCTCTCTCCTTAAACGGAAATTTGACCAATTTTTAAAAGCCGTGGTCATGTATAATGATATCGTAATACATCATTTAATTCAAAGTTTACAGTTTTAAATCACTTTCACATCTTTTAACCGATATCTTAGCATGAACTGAAACACTAATGTAAGAAATCTACAATACATATATACTCCCTCGGAGACTAGAACTGCGGATTTTGGTGTACAGTGATGGTGCcaaaaaataaagagaaagatAAAAAGTTTATTAGCTGATTTTTAATGAAAGCGGAGTGTTGATCGTTGTTGAATGAATTGCCTCCTAATTGAGTTAGTTTAATCACATATCTTGCTTCATgtttttgtttgaattatttcatGGTGTTATGGAGATTTCTATTGAGAATATTGTCCTATTATAGAACTTTCATATCGGTGATTCTAACAAAATCAGCAACGGGCGCTGATGGATACAAAGAATTAGTGCATCCATAAGTGAATAGAGGCCTAACGTATCCAAGATGAATTTCATAAAAGTGCAACTGTCGAAATGGATGTGTGCTCCCAACGGGTTCGATATGTTCTAATTAGACAGTGGCGACTCACTTGTGTGTGGCATTTTTGGGATTAGCGGAAGCATAAGTTGCATATGCCAATATACTTGTACTTTATTCCCATCTTAAATGTTGTACTTTGTTGCTTTTGCTTCAAATACTTCCTTTCAGGTTGGGTATGTCCAAGGATGATATGACAGATGAAGTTTCCTCTGAAAAATTACAGCAGAAACAGGACCCTTACACTGCCATCAACAGATCGGAGTCGAAAGAGAAAGGAAGCTGTGAATCAATGTCAGCTGAAGTTACATCTGGTGAACTACAGAAGAGACTGAGCCCTGATGCTTTGGTAAATCCGCAAACTAATCGAGATGAAAGTGCACACCCTACAACATGTCAAGAAGTATCGGGTGAAGTCCAGCCAAGAAAGAGTGTCGTTGAAGGGATTGAAAAATTACAGCAGAAACATGACCCTGACACTGGCAACAGTTTAGAGTCAAAAGAGAAAGGAAGCTGTGAATCAAAGTCGGGTGAAGTTGTTTCTGATGAACTTCATAAGAGACTGAGCCCTGATGCTTTGGCAAAGGTATCACAAACGAATCGAGATGAAAGTGCACATCCTACGACATGTCAAGAAGTATTGGGTGAAGTCCAGCCAAGGAAGAGTGTCGATAAAGGGATTGATGTGTCACAATCCAATCAAGAAGATAGTTCCCTTTCTAATGTACCAGAGAAAGATTCAGAAAATGTGCATCAGAAAAAGGGTCCCGAGATTGAGGGTGGTGCATCAGAATCTGAACCATGCATAAAATCTTGTAAATCAGATTCTCATGTAAAAGAGGAAAACATTTCCCTAGTACCTAGAAAGGCTTCAGATTCTTCAAAACAAATACAAAGTCAGAAAATGGAAGAAGTTGTATCTCAACCTCATCAAGAACAAGCAACTTGTTCAACAAGGCGTGAGGAAGCTTTGTCTAAGTTGCAACCAAGGCGGAACCCTGATACGAGTGTCCAGGATTTGCCATCTGATCAAGGAGTCACTCCCTCCAGAGAACCTGAAAAACCATCTAAGAATTTGCCATCTGATCAAGGAGTCGCTCCCTTTGGAGAACCGGCAAAACCATCTGAAGATGGATATAACTGGCGAAAATATGGTCAGAAACTTGTTAGAGGAAATGAGTTTACTCGGAGTTATTACAAGTGCACACACCTTAATTGTCTAGCAAAGAAGCAAGTGGAGAGATCACATGATGGGCATATTACCAATATTCACTATGTCACAAAGCATGAACATCCAAGACTACTAAATAGTCCCCATATCTCCCCTGAATTTGTAGTGCCTTCACAAATGAAACAACCAGACATGCCAACGGGAACACCACGTCAAGGTACTCAATATTGGCTGAGTCAATTACTTTATTTGGTCTAGACTAGTAGGAATTGTAAATTTTAACTGGTGACCTAATTAGCTGAAGGTGAGAAATCTATTGCGCTTGATCAAACATGTCAATCTATCGAACAACCGGAGACAGCAGCTGTTCTATCAGCTAGTGGTAGTGCACAAGATACAGTCCCGAAGCCACTTAAATCAGGAAATGAGGTTGATAATAATGGTGGTCCAGACTCAAAGAGACGGTATGTGAAAGTCAAAATCTTACTTATTTGTCTTCAGTTTTTAAGTCTAGACACTCTCTTAGAGTTGATAGTTGAGCAACTGTTTTGCAACAGGAAGAAAGAAGTACCGAGGAATGATGAAATCACTCCACCTATGAAGTCTCATAGTGAACCACGGCACATCGTTCAAACAAGGAGTGAAGTGGATATAGTCAATGATGGTTA
Protein-coding sequences here:
- the LOC132616751 gene encoding probable WRKY transcription factor 20 isoform X3; translated protein: MLGMSKDDMTDEVSSEKLQQKQDPYTAINRSESKEKGSCESMSAEVTSGELQKRLSPDALVNPQTNRDESAHPTTCQEVSGEVQPRKSVVEGIEKLQQKHDPDTGNSLESKEKGSCESKSGEVVSDELHKRLSPDALAKVSQTNRDESAHPTTCQEVLGEVQPRKSVDKGIDVSQSNQEDSSLSNVPEKDSENVHQKKGPEIEGGASESEPCIKSCKSDSHVKEENISLVPRKASDSSKQIQSQKMEEVVSQPHQEQATCSTRREEALSKLQPRRNPDTSVQDLPSDQGVTPSREPEKPSKNLPSDQGVAPFGEPAKPSEDGYNWRKYGQKLVRGNEFTRSYYKCTHLNCLAKKQVERSHDGHITNIHYVTKHEHPRLLNSPHISPEFVVPSQMKQPDMPTGTPRQAEGEKSIALDQTCQSIEQPETAAVLSASGSAQDTVPKPLKSGNEVDNNGGPDSKRRKKEVPRNDEITPPMKSHSEPRHIVQTRSEVDIVNDGYRWRKYGQKFVKGNPNPRSYYRCSSAGCPAKKHVERASHDPEVVVTAYEGQHDHDIPPSRTVTQNSSGADSNTTRISGESTSQSGEKKG
- the LOC132616751 gene encoding WRKY transcription factor 1-like isoform X1, with amino-acid sequence MLGMSKDDMTDEVSSEKLQQKQDPYTAINRSESKEKGSCESMSAEVTSGELQKRLSPDALVNPQTNRDESAHPTTCQEVSGEVQPRKSVVEGIEKLQQKHDPDTGNSLESKEKGSCESKSGEVVSDELHKRLSPDALAKVSQTNRDESAHPTTCQEVLGEVQPRKSVDKGIDVSQSNQEDSSLSNVPEKDSENVHQKKGPEIEGGASESEPCIKSCKSDSHVKEENISLVPRKASDSSKQIQSQKMEEVVSQPHQEQATCSTRREEALSKLQPRRNPDTSVQDLPSDQGVTPSREPEKPSKNLPSDQGVAPFGEPAKPSEDGYNWRKYGQKLVRGNEFTRSYYKCTHLNCLAKKQVERSHDGHITNIHYVTKHEHPRLLNSPHISPEFVVPSQMKQPDMPTGTPRQAEGEKSIALDQTCQSIEQPETAAVLSASGSAQDTVPKPLKSGNEVDNNGGPDSKRRKKEVPRNDEITPPMKSHSEPRHIVQTRSEVDIVNDGYRWRKYGQKFVKGNPNPRSYYRCSSAGCPAKKHVERASHDPEVVVTAYEGQHDHDIPPSRTVTQNSSGADSNTTRISGESTSQSGESKHVGLDRAVHIGAN
- the LOC132616751 gene encoding WRKY transcription factor 1-like isoform X2, which encodes MSKDDMTDEVSSEKLQQKQDPYTAINRSESKEKGSCESMSAEVTSGELQKRLSPDALVNPQTNRDESAHPTTCQEVSGEVQPRKSVVEGIEKLQQKHDPDTGNSLESKEKGSCESKSGEVVSDELHKRLSPDALAKVSQTNRDESAHPTTCQEVLGEVQPRKSVDKGIDVSQSNQEDSSLSNVPEKDSENVHQKKGPEIEGGASESEPCIKSCKSDSHVKEENISLVPRKASDSSKQIQSQKMEEVVSQPHQEQATCSTRREEALSKLQPRRNPDTSVQDLPSDQGVTPSREPEKPSKNLPSDQGVAPFGEPAKPSEDGYNWRKYGQKLVRGNEFTRSYYKCTHLNCLAKKQVERSHDGHITNIHYVTKHEHPRLLNSPHISPEFVVPSQMKQPDMPTGTPRQAEGEKSIALDQTCQSIEQPETAAVLSASGSAQDTVPKPLKSGNEVDNNGGPDSKRRKKEVPRNDEITPPMKSHSEPRHIVQTRSEVDIVNDGYRWRKYGQKFVKGNPNPRSYYRCSSAGCPAKKHVERASHDPEVVVTAYEGQHDHDIPPSRTVTQNSSGADSNTTRISGESTSQSGESKHVGLDRAVHIGAN